From Lewinellaceae bacterium:
CCGGTGATGCCGCCGGGCCTTCGAAGTTAAACAATACCCCTCCTGTACCATCCGGTTTGTGGATCACTTCCTCGCCACTATAATTGGAGCGGTAATTGACTTTGTCCACGATCTCAAAAGCATCGTTGATGTATTTATCCAGGTCCTCCGGCTTATTGATGGGCACATAGCTGCAGTGTATTCTCCCGTTGAAATCCGGAAAATAGATGTCAAACCAGCATGTGGCACTCTGTTGGTTTTTTTGCCGGTTGCTTGGATTTTCATCGATCGTTGCGTACCGTGGATATTCAAAAGTTAAAGGACACCCGGAAAGATGAAACGGCTGATATGCTTTCTCCGGATAGGTCACTTTAGGATACGCTCTTGGCTTGGGAATATAGGTTTGTTCATGGCTGCAAGCAGTAATAAAGATCACTGCAAGGATAAAGGTGTACCAGGCCGTACGCATTTTACTCATATTTTAGTCAATTGGACTTTCTCTATTCTTCGCTTGCTCACCGATAACACTTTTAATTTGAAGTGCGGAAATGAAATCTCCCGATTTACTTTCGGTATTTGACCCGTCACTTGTAAGATCAATCCGGCCAGGGAGTCGGCATCATCACGCCAGTTATCGAAATGACCGATATCCAATCCAACGATTTTGATCACATCGTTAATCAATGTTTTGCCTTCAAAAATGAAATTCTGTTCATCCAGCTGAATGTATTCCAGTTCTTCTTTGTCATCAAATTCATCCCGGATATCGCCGATCACTTCTTCCATGATATCCTCCAGAGTAGCAAGACCCAACGTACCTCCGAATTCATCTACAACAATGGCCATATGCAATTTTCGGGACTGAAAATCCTTCAGGAGTTCATTGATTTTCCTTGACTCCGGAGTATACAGGACCTCTTTGCGAACCAGCCCCAGCCAGTCGTAATCTTCTCCTTCATGCAAATGTTGCAAGAGGTCTTTAACATAAAGAATGCCAAGAATATGATCCAGGTCCTCCTCATAGACCGGCAGCCGGGAAAAACCCGAATCCTTCACCGTTTTCAGAAGGTCTTTATAGGAAATAGTATGCTCAACAGCAACCACATCCATACGCGACCGCATTACCTGCGTTACACTGACTTCACTGAATTTCACGATGCTCTTCAGCATATCCACTTCTTCATCCGAACTGGGGTCTTGTCGCACAGTCAGCTCGATGGCATGATCAATATCGGCTTTCAACGAGACCTGCCTGTTGCGTGCCAGCCGTTTTTCCAGGCCTTTTGAAAAATTGACAAAAAATGTACTGACCGGAGCCAGGACATTGGACATGAAAGTGAGTGGTTTTGCCATGAATCGGGCAAGTCCGACGTTGTGGATATTGGCGTAAATCTTGGGTGTAATTTCACCAAATAATACGAGGATAAACGTAACCAGAACGACAGTGACCAGAACCTTAATGAATACCGCCATGTTCGCAGCATCCAGCTGCATACCGATTCCGGAAATAAACTGTACCAACTGTTGAGCCATGGAATCAAATGCCGCATCACTGAAAAGTACGCTCATCATATGATTGGCCAGCAAGACAATGGCAATGTTAAAGGTATTGTTGAGAATGAGGATCGTTGCCAGGAGTCGCCGTGGTTTCTCCAGCAAGGCTATGATCCGCTTACTGATTGGAGAGTTTTCTTCCTGGAGCAGCTTTTGTTCATTAGGCCCCAATGAGAAATAAGCGATCTCCGATCCGGATATTAAAGCCGAACCAAAAAGCAACAGGACGACAATAAAGAGGTCCAGAAAAATAAGCGGCGAAATTTGAATCAAAATGAGCAGAAGATGGTACGATTCAGATAAGTCCGGTTCCAAGATGGTGTGATTAGTTCAACAAGCTGGATTAGAATGGTAAATCGTCATCTTCCATATTGGAAAGATCCTCCGTGAAAGTGGCGCTTTCTTTCCCGCCGGAGCCGGATTGAGGAGCACTTGCCGAATAGGAATCTTCGGTAGGAAAGGTGTCACTGTATCCCGTCCGGCTTCCCCCTTCTTTGCGATCAAGCAGCCGAAAAGTGCTCGCAACGACTTCAGTGATGTAACGATCGATCCCATTATTATCCTGGTATTTGCGATGGGTCAATTTACCTTCGATGAAAACCAGGCTACCTTTTTGCAAGGTTTTTTCTGCACGTTCAGCCAGTGAACGCCAGACAACTACATCATGCCATTCAGTAATGGTCTGCCACTCATTATTTTTATCGCGATAACTTTCATTGGTGGCTACTGGAAATTTGGCAACCATTGCTCCATTTTCCAGGGTACGAACTTCCGGGTCCCTTCCGAGATTGCCTATCAGTATTACTTTATTGACCATTCTTATTGATGTATAGCATTTAAATATATCGAATAATCCATTA
This genomic window contains:
- the gldE gene encoding gliding motility-associated protein GldE, which produces MEPDLSESYHLLLILIQISPLIFLDLFIVVLLLFGSALISGSEIAYFSLGPNEQKLLQEENSPISKRIIALLEKPRRLLATILILNNTFNIAIVLLANHMMSVLFSDAAFDSMAQQLVQFISGIGMQLDAANMAVFIKVLVTVVLVTFILVLFGEITPKIYANIHNVGLARFMAKPLTFMSNVLAPVSTFFVNFSKGLEKRLARNRQVSLKADIDHAIELTVRQDPSSDEEVDMLKSIVKFSEVSVTQVMRSRMDVVAVEHTISYKDLLKTVKDSGFSRLPVYEEDLDHILGILYVKDLLQHLHEGEDYDWLGLVRKEVLYTPESRKINELLKDFQSRKLHMAIVVDEFGGTLGLATLEDIMEEVIGDIRDEFDDKEELEYIQLDEQNFIFEGKTLINDVIKIVGLDIGHFDNWRDDADSLAGLILQVTGQIPKVNREISFPHFKLKVLSVSKRRIEKVQLTKI
- a CDS encoding single-stranded DNA-binding protein codes for the protein MVNKVILIGNLGRDPEVRTLENGAMVAKFPVATNESYRDKNNEWQTITEWHDVVVWRSLAERAEKTLQKGSLVFIEGKLTHRKYQDNNGIDRYITEVVASTFRLLDRKEGGSRTGYSDTFPTEDSYSASAPQSGSGGKESATFTEDLSNMEDDDLPF